TTTCTACCTGTGTGGAGGGACATCTTTCAGCACAAGGGAACCAGCAGCTATCATTGCTCCTCGACCTATTTTGATATTCCCAAGTACAGTTACACTGGCTCCAATTAGTGCACCGTCACCTACTTTTGGATGTCGATCACCAATTCCCTTCCCAGTTCCCCCCAAAGTCACACCCTGTTGATAAAAGCAGAATACATACTTCTTCGTTATCAACAAGTACTTTTTCAGCACAACACATGAACCAATCAATTGAAACAGAAATGAATTATGAAATTGACATACGTGCATCAGTGATACTCTGTTTCCTACAACAGCAGTTTCGCCAATAACCACACCAGTACCATGATCCAACAATATTCCCTCTCCAATTTTTGCAGCTTTAGAAAAACCATCAAATAGAATGTGAGTTTTACATCATAGCCAGAGCTCCTTCACTCTCCTATTGACTCAAATTCCACAGAAAATAACCGTTTTTCAGCAAAGAAAACCATGTTTTCTACTTAAATCTATAATTACTCCCTGTTCTTGTCAAACTTAGTATCATGATGTCAATAGATTGCCGAGCAGAAATAAGTTTACCTGGGTGAATGTCCACTCCAAAGACCTAGAATAAAGTGGTTTTAAGATTAGAAGGAGAACGGAAAGCCACAAACCTAAACAGCTAGTAATACTAAACAAGGATACCAAAAAAGGAAAGTACCTCACTAACTCGGCTTTGTAACGCCAAGGCCAATACTTTTCGTCCTTGATTCCACAATGAATGAGCTACTCGATGTACTTGCAAAGAATGGTAGCCCTGCAAAAGTAGAAGAGGAAAAAGATGATCAGGAAATTAGAGTATATACTTGATTATAACATTGCTTTTCGTTTTCTTCAACCACTTAACTAGTTAACAACAGGAAAAGAGCATAACACCTTAAGATACAATAGGGCCGAACAATACGACaagcaggctggatcacggtCTTTAAATGCCTGAGGAAACAAATTTCCAATTTAACAGAGCCTCCATAAGTCATCAAAGCATAAACAAAGTCAACCGTAATATTTTCAACACGAATTTGAGGTTACCTGCACATCTAAGCGAACGGATCGCTGAATATCTCTATCATGCAGCATCACATCATAAAATATATCCATCAGTTGAGTTGCCAAAAGCGTCGGATTTTGCAGTCTGTTGGCGAGAACAAACCCCAACGCCTGCTCTAAGCAATCATGTGCCAAGATGCTCGCATACAAGAAGCTACTCAAAATTGGCTCCTTTTCCGCCTGCAGTGtttaaaatccaaaaaaaaaaatcactaaaaacccaccaaaaaaactaaaaacgaaaacaaaaaaagttgaTGGGATTTTCATCAATAACTTAAAGCTTCAATCTTTCCTGTTTGGGACTTCTTTTATAAAAGCTAAAAGCGATTTCTACAAGAAGACCATCAAAAACGCTTTTGGTGCGTTTGGAAGAAAAAGTTAGAAGTGCTTTGACTCATAGAAGCGCTTTATAAAAAAACACCCAACATATGCTCACTCAGAAAACGCACTCATTCAGAAAACACTTCTAGTGGCTTTTTAAGGAAGCACTTGAATTTCAATGCGTTTTCAACGAAAGCACTTATGAGCTTAAGCACTTATAACAGGTGATTTCCTGCTTGCCACAGAAATGCTTTCTACAAAAGCACCTGACATATGCTCTACTTGCTTTTTCGGGAAGCACTTGAATTTCAACCATTtaactgaaaaacaaaaaattctgGTGAAGAAATTGCATTGTAAAGAATTTGTAATACCTCCAACTTGGCCTCTTCCCGGACGGCATCCCAAATCGGGTCGCCCGAAACGGAAGCAAGTCCAACCGGGTCGGACTCGGGTTTCGGAATCCCCAATGCGTAGACCGGAAAAACCTTCTCTAACCTGTACGCGGTGGACTCGGACCGGAAAAACCCGGcctcgtcgtcgtcgtcgtcgtcgtcgcgGCGGTCGTCTTCCGGTAGAGAGAGGCCGTCGGAGAGCATTTTGGGGAGGGCGACCCAGCTCTCATCGCTCAGGCAAGCCATGAGAGAGAATGAAAGAAAGGAAGAGGGAGCTTTTAGGAAGCGATCGAATGCGAACCCCTCATGGAAAAACAGAGTGGgtggagagagaaagtgaggagaCAGAGAGTAAATGTGGTGTTTTGTGTGTGTGGCGGAGTGTTGTGGCGTGGTGGGAAGTAGTGGGGATGAAACTGCTGCGTATCGATGTTTTTTTATAATCTTTTGGATTATTTTGGCGTGAAATTGTCGTGGATGGGAAGCGAAGGGAAGggcgaaagaagaagaagaagatagagaCGCGGAGGGTGCCAGcgtttttgatgaattttgtgAATGGATGGCTCATATCACGTGTCCTGTGGGTTTTATAAAGCTCCTCTTGGTTCTGTTTTTGGCACGCTTTTGCTCCCGTTGCTGTTTTCTCTTGGACTAATACTAACGGGATTAAATATAAAGAATCTAAtcaaaatgacttgaaaattttgaattttaatgataaagataaaataaaaggtaaagtgaatagtatcaggattgacttt
Above is a window of Malus sylvestris chromosome 15, drMalSylv7.2, whole genome shotgun sequence DNA encoding:
- the LOC126602358 gene encoding serine acetyltransferase 2-like isoform X2, which encodes MACLSDESWVALPKMLSDGLSLPEDDRRDDDDDDDEAGFFRSESTAYRLEKVFPVYALGIPKPESDPVGLASVSGDPIWDAVREEAKLEAEKEPILSSFLYASILAHDCLEQALGFVLANRLQNPTLLATQLMDIFYDVMLHDRDIQRSVRLDVQAFKDRDPACLSYCSALLYLKGYHSLQVHRVAHSLWNQGRKVLALALQSRVSEVFGVDIHPAAKIGEGILLDHGTGVVIGETAVVGNRVSLMHGVTLGGTGKGIGDRHPKVGDGALIGASVTVLGNIKIGRGAMIAAGSLVLKDVPPHSMVAGIPAKVIGYVDEIDPSLTMKHDATKDFFENVAVRCRDTRPAEVLV
- the LOC126602358 gene encoding serine acetyltransferase 2-like isoform X1, with the protein product MACLSDESWVALPKMLSDGLSLPEDDRRDDDDDDDEAGFFRSESTAYRLEKVFPVYALGIPKPESDPVGLASVSGDPIWDAVREEAKLEAEKEPILSSFLYASILAHDCLEQALGFVLANRLQNPTLLATQLMDIFYDVMLHDRDIQRSVRLDVQAFKDRDPACLSYCSALLYLKGYHSLQVHRVAHSLWNQGRKVLALALQSRVSEVFGVDIHPAAKIGEGILLDHGTGVVIGETAVVGNRVSLMHGVTLGGTGKGIGDRHPKVGDGALIGASVTVLGNIKIGRGAMIAAGSLVLKDVPPHSMVAGIPAKVIGYVDEIDPSLTMKHDATKDFFENVAVRCRDTRPAGGQSSRRSDGST